One segment of Mycolicibacterium sp. YH-1 DNA contains the following:
- a CDS encoding nitronate monooxygenase family protein has product MALHTALTDMFGIEHPIVLAPMGGVAGGLLTAAVSEGGGLGMIGSGGGARDWMRRECAIARDGTEKPWGIGLLSWAVDHGAIDCAIEQQPAAIMLSFGDPTPFVDAVRSAGIPLMIQVTTLADAQRALDLGADVVVAQGAEAGGHGEGRGTLPFVPAVVDVAGTTPVLAAGGIADGRGLAAAVVLGAAGAVIGTRFEVTTEALLSAEELKAITAATAADTVRDRVLDIVRDSPWPARFTARTLRNRFTDAWHDDEDGLQTDADARVEFREGVERGDLDYMPIWAGEAVDLITELDTAAALVARIADEAARAISGAHDRIRGA; this is encoded by the coding sequence ATGGCATTGCACACCGCACTGACCGACATGTTCGGCATCGAGCATCCGATAGTGCTGGCACCCATGGGCGGTGTCGCAGGAGGACTTCTGACCGCCGCGGTGTCCGAGGGCGGTGGGCTCGGGATGATCGGCAGCGGCGGTGGTGCACGCGACTGGATGCGGCGCGAGTGTGCCATCGCGCGCGATGGCACCGAGAAGCCCTGGGGCATAGGGCTGTTGTCGTGGGCGGTGGATCACGGCGCCATCGACTGCGCGATCGAGCAGCAGCCGGCAGCGATCATGCTGTCCTTCGGTGACCCGACACCGTTCGTCGACGCGGTGCGGTCGGCGGGTATTCCGCTGATGATCCAGGTGACCACACTGGCCGACGCCCAGCGTGCGCTCGACCTGGGTGCCGATGTCGTTGTGGCCCAGGGCGCGGAGGCCGGCGGACACGGCGAGGGCCGCGGCACACTGCCGTTCGTACCCGCGGTGGTCGACGTGGCGGGCACGACGCCCGTGCTGGCCGCGGGCGGTATCGCCGACGGCCGCGGGCTGGCCGCCGCGGTGGTGCTCGGCGCGGCAGGCGCTGTGATCGGCACCCGCTTCGAGGTGACGACCGAGGCGCTGCTGTCCGCCGAGGAACTCAAGGCGATCACCGCGGCGACGGCTGCCGACACCGTGCGCGACCGCGTGCTCGACATCGTTCGGGACTCACCCTGGCCGGCCCGCTTCACCGCCAGGACGCTGCGCAACCGGTTCACCGACGCCTGGCACGACGACGAGGACGGGTTACAGACCGACGCCGACGCCAGGGTCGAGTTCCGCGAGGGTGTGGAACGTGGCGATCTCGACTACATGCCGATCTGGGCCGGTGAGGCCGTCGACCTGATCACCGAACTCGACACCGCCGCTGCCCTGGTCGCACGCATCGCCGACGAGGCCGCGCGCGCGATTTCCGGTGCGCACGACCGTATCCGCGGGGCGTGA
- a CDS encoding DUF2834 domain-containing protein, translating into MVSLIVHLVLGIAVIAWIVRANPQVFSRPAGGPMFSPLEIAFYVIGVASIGLGYYFNHQFVAAYAVEGGNPIWGPGSWQQFIVLGYDNPAAASASQDYTIINVILLPLFTIVDGYRRGIRRPWLFFVASLFTSCAFAYAFYFAVVDRQYRHEKAAKLDSIPA; encoded by the coding sequence ATGGTCTCGCTCATCGTTCACCTGGTTCTCGGCATCGCCGTCATCGCCTGGATTGTCCGGGCCAACCCGCAGGTCTTCTCGCGGCCCGCTGGCGGTCCGATGTTCTCGCCGTTGGAGATCGCCTTCTACGTCATCGGCGTGGCGTCGATTGGACTCGGCTACTACTTCAACCATCAGTTCGTCGCGGCGTACGCGGTCGAGGGCGGCAACCCCATCTGGGGCCCGGGCAGCTGGCAGCAGTTCATCGTGCTCGGCTACGACAATCCCGCGGCCGCCTCGGCCAGCCAGGACTACACCATCATCAACGTGATCCTGTTACCGCTGTTCACGATCGTCGACGGGTACCGACGCGGCATCCGACGCCCGTGGCTGTTCTTCGTGGCGAGCCTGTTCACCAGCTGCGCCTTCGCCTACGCGTTCTACTTCGCCGTCGTGGACCGCCAGTACCGTCACGAGAAGGCGGCCAAGCTGGACTCCATTCCCGCCTGA
- a CDS encoding acyl-CoA desaturase: MTATLERPTPERPTLERPEPKTITKTVAGKTVTMTPETAEAFGRELDAIRERVVADLGARDATYIRRVIKAQRALEVGGRGLLFAGVLPPAWLAGTAMLAASKILDNMEIGHNVMHGQYDWMGDPALTGRNFEWDSACPSDQWRHSHNYMHHTYTNVVDMDRDIGYGILRMSEDQRWKPYFLGNPVYAFLLMVFFQYGVALHELETERIRSGEISIADKRETLTGIWHKVSRQTVKDYLAFPLLAGPFAPWVFTGNMTANLIRNIWSYSIIFCGHFPDGTQEFTKEETANESRGMWYFRQILGSANLTGGKLFHIMSGNLSFQIEHHLFPDIPAHRHAEIAPQVQDICERYGVPYNKGPLPRQFGTVIRKIFKLALPN, translated from the coding sequence ATGACTGCCACACTCGAACGCCCCACGCCCGAACGCCCCACGCTCGAACGCCCCGAACCCAAGACCATCACCAAGACCGTCGCCGGCAAGACCGTCACCATGACGCCCGAGACCGCGGAGGCCTTCGGCCGCGAACTCGACGCCATCAGGGAGCGTGTCGTCGCCGATCTCGGCGCGCGCGACGCCACCTACATCCGGCGCGTCATCAAGGCGCAGCGGGCGCTGGAGGTCGGCGGTCGCGGACTGCTGTTCGCGGGCGTGCTGCCGCCAGCCTGGTTGGCCGGCACCGCCATGTTGGCCGCGTCGAAGATCCTGGACAACATGGAGATCGGCCACAACGTCATGCACGGCCAGTACGACTGGATGGGTGACCCCGCGCTCACGGGCCGCAACTTCGAATGGGACTCGGCGTGCCCGAGCGATCAGTGGCGTCACTCGCACAACTACATGCACCACACCTACACCAACGTCGTCGACATGGACCGCGACATCGGCTACGGCATCCTCCGGATGAGCGAGGACCAGCGCTGGAAGCCGTACTTCCTCGGCAACCCCGTCTACGCATTCCTGTTGATGGTGTTCTTCCAGTACGGCGTCGCCCTGCACGAACTGGAGACCGAGCGCATCCGCTCCGGTGAGATCTCGATCGCCGACAAGCGCGAGACCCTCACGGGCATCTGGCACAAGGTCAGTCGCCAGACAGTCAAGGACTACCTTGCGTTCCCGCTGCTCGCCGGCCCCTTCGCGCCGTGGGTCTTCACCGGCAACATGACCGCCAACCTGATCCGCAACATCTGGTCGTACTCGATCATCTTCTGTGGCCACTTCCCAGACGGCACACAGGAATTCACCAAGGAGGAGACCGCGAACGAGAGTCGCGGCATGTGGTACTTCCGTCAGATCCTCGGATCGGCGAACCTCACGGGTGGAAAGCTGTTTCACATCATGAGCGGCAACCTGTCATTCCAGATCGAGCACCACCTGTTCCCCGACATCCCGGCTCACCGACACGCCGAGATCGCTCCCCAGGTGCAGGACATCTGCGAGCGCTACGGCGTGCCCTACAACAAGGGTCCGCTGCCCAGGCAGTTCGGCACCGTCATCCGCAAGATCTTCAAGTTGGCCCTGCCGAACTAG
- the nei2 gene encoding endonuclease VIII Nei2 — protein MPEGDTVYRTAAKLRDALVGRELTRCDVRVPKFATVDLTGGVVDEVLSRGKHLFIRVGGESGASIHSHLKMDGAWLIGGQARRTPEFKVRIVLETADTRAVGVDLGVLEILEREHDMEAVAHLGPDLLDDAWEPRVAAANLTADPQRPLAETLLDQRVMAGIGNVYANELCFIMGHLPTTPVGRVKDPLRVVQRARDMLWLNRSRVNRVTTGDTRPGRDLWVYGRAGRPCRRCGTSISSDNAGDRIAFWCPSCQT, from the coding sequence ATGCCTGAGGGCGACACCGTCTACCGCACCGCGGCCAAGCTGCGCGATGCGCTGGTGGGCCGGGAACTGACCCGGTGCGACGTTCGGGTGCCGAAGTTCGCCACGGTGGACCTGACGGGTGGTGTCGTCGATGAGGTCCTCAGTCGCGGCAAGCACCTCTTCATCCGTGTCGGCGGGGAGTCCGGGGCCAGCATCCACTCGCATCTGAAGATGGACGGCGCCTGGCTCATCGGCGGCCAGGCTCGCCGGACACCCGAGTTCAAGGTGCGGATCGTCCTGGAGACGGCCGACACTCGGGCCGTCGGCGTCGATCTCGGCGTGCTCGAGATCCTCGAACGCGAGCACGACATGGAGGCCGTCGCGCACCTCGGGCCCGACCTGCTCGACGACGCCTGGGAGCCGCGCGTCGCCGCGGCGAACCTGACGGCCGATCCGCAGCGGCCGCTGGCCGAGACGCTGCTGGATCAACGAGTGATGGCCGGGATCGGCAACGTCTACGCCAACGAACTGTGCTTCATCATGGGACACCTGCCCACCACGCCGGTCGGCCGCGTCAAGGACCCCCTGCGGGTGGTGCAGCGCGCCCGGGACATGCTGTGGCTCAACCGGTCCCGCGTGAATCGAGTCACCACCGGAGACACTCGACCCGGGCGTGACCTGTGGGTCTACGGCCGGGCCGGACGTCCGTGTCGACGGTGCGGCACCTCCATCAGCTCGGACAACGCAGGCGATCGCATCGCGTTCTGGTGCCCCTCCTGCCAGACCTGA